The DNA sequence TTGTGCCCGCCGCGGATGATGAGGTCCTTGGCGCGGCCGGTGAGGGTCACGAACCCGCGTTCGTCGACAGACCCCAGATCGCCGGTATCCAGCCACCCATCTCGAACAGACCCACCGTCATCGAGGTCGAACCCGTCCTCGCCGCGACGGCGGATGTAGCCGGCGAACACGGTGGGGCCCGACACGACGAGCCGCCCGACGGAACCGGCGGGCACCTCCTGCCAGTCCTCGTCGACGGCGCGGAGCTGCTGATACGGCAGGCGCTGCCCGACCGAGCCGGCGGGCTGACCGTCGAAGAAGCTGCGCACGCTGGCGCAGGTCGCCTCGGTGAGACCATAGCCCTCGAGGAGGCGGACTCCCGTGTGAGACTCGAATCCTTCACGCACCGCGGATGGCAGCATCGACGCCCCGACGAGGCACGCTCTGAGGCTGGAGATGTCGGCGTCGACAGGACACTGCGCGAGCACCGAGTAGACGGTGGGAACGGCACTCATCCCGGAGATCCGGTGGGCCTGGACGAGGTGCCAGAACACGCCGTACAGGGCGAGGTCGCGGTACCCCAGAGGCCCCGCCCACACGACGGTCTGGCCGCGCAGCATCGGCGCGAGCACGGTGACGATCAACGCATTGACGTGAAACAACGGTAGCGCCGCGAAGACGACGGAGTCCTCGTCGAGCACGGTGTTCGCCGCGATCATCCACGCGTTGGAGACCTCATAGCGATGCGTGTGACCGGCCAGCTTGGGCACGCCGGTGGTCCCGCCGGTGTGGAACAGTGCGGCGAGGTCGTCGGCACCACGAACCTCCTCGACCGCGACGCGGGGGACCTCGGCCGAATCGAGGTAGGCGACGGTGACGTCGCCCAGATCGGGTACCTCGGGCAGGGAGTCGGCCCCGGTGGGGCGGAGGAGGAACACCGTGTCGATCACCGTGCTGGCCAGGATGTCGTCAAGCCGCGAGAACACCTCGGGGTCGAGGTCCTGCCCGGCGGCGACGAGAACCCGCGAGCCCGATCTGCCGATCAGTTCGGCCACGTGGTCGGCGTTCATGGCCGGGTTGATCGGAGCGGCAACGCCTGCGCGCTGCGCCGCCAAGATCACCTCGATCAGTTCGACACAGTTCGGCGCCAGCAGGGTGACCGCGTCCTGACTGCCGACCCCCGCGGCGCGGAGGGCCGCGGCATGTCTGTCGACGGCGTCGAGCAACTGGGCATACGTGCGGTCGGTGGTCTGCTGCCACCGGGTCGCGTCGGGCATGACGCGCAGCGCGGTGCGTTCAGGCCATTGCTCGGCCGCGCGGGCGAGGACCGCGTATGTCGATACCGGCAACCCGCGCGCGTCGAGCGGTGTCTGTTCGATCACCGCGACGTCCTCGGGGGTGTCGTAGGCCGGCCACAACGACGCCGATGAGGTGGGGGTGATCATGCGTAGCGCACCACGTTGCGCTGCATGCCCAGGTCGAGAGTCCCGTCGCCCGCACGGACCGACGTCTCCACGATGTCGCCGTCCTGCAGGTACTTGGGGTTGCCGGCCTGCCGCTTGAAGAACGCCTTCCACTTCAGGTGCGGCGGGAGCAGCGCTCCGATCATCTCGATGGGTTTCGCGGGTGCGGTGAGCGCGGTTCCTCCGGGGGTGCCGGTCAGCAGCAGGTCTCCGGCATCGACGCGCTGGAATCTGTTCAAGGTCCGGACCGCCTGCAGTGGGCTGTAGATCATGTCGGCGACGGTGCTGTTCTGACGTGTCACCCCGTTCACCCTCAGCTCGAGGGTGAGCGTGGAGAACTTTTCCCACTCGCCGGGTTCCAGCAGCACCAGGACGGGGCCGACCGGGGTGAAGCCGGGGTAGGACTTCGCTTCGTAGAACTGCGTCTTGGGCAGCTGAACGTCGCGCGCTGAGACGTCGTTGGTGATCACGAGGCCGGCAACGGCGTCGGCGAGGGTCTGCTCGTCGATGGTGGTTCCGACGGGCAGGCTGGTCCCGAAGACCACCCCGATCTCGACCTCGTAGTCCAACAGTCGGACGTGCGCGGGTTTGACGATGTCGTCGTTCGGCCCGACGATCGAGCCCGAGGCCTTGCGGAAGAACGTCAGTGGAACCTTGTCGGGGTTCATGCCGGAATCGCGGACGTGTGAGACGTAGTTGGTCATCTGCGCGATCACGCGGCAGGGCGCGGTGACCGGCGACTGCAGGGCCAGACTCGACGGGTCCACGGTCTCGCCGTCGTCGGTCGTCGCACGGACGACGGCCTGGCGGTCCGCGATCAGCTCGGCGGTGGAGGTCGCGCGGGTGTCGACGCGACGGGCGCCGGCGGGCACCAGCACCCACCACGCGTCGGCGGTACGGAGGACGGACAAGCTCATGTGCGGGCTACTTTCATCAGGCCGAAGAGGCGTTGGACGTCGAACTCGTTGTCGGACTCGCGCAGTGACGCGAGGATCGAGGTGAACTCGCGCAGTGCGGCGCGGCCGGGCTTGATGCCCAGGAAGTCTGCGGTGGCCGGCGGGCCCCACTGGTTGAGGCCCGAGGCCGTCATCGGGGCCCACCCGGCGGCGACAGTGCTGTCGAAGTGGTCCCCGTCCGTGAAGTGCTCCACCAGGAATCCGTCCGGATCGCGCCAGTAGTCGAAGAGCTGGCTGCCCTGAATGTGTCTACCCAGTCCCCACGAGTGGTCGTATCCCCGGTCCAGCAGGTACTCGCTCCCGGCGGCCAGAGCGTCGATATCACAGACCTGGTACGCCGAGTGGACGTAGCGGTCGGCGGGGCCGAGTGTCAGGGCCAGGGTGTGGTGGTCGGCCACCTCGCCGCCACGGTCGCACCGGATGAAGCTCATCACGGGCCCGCGGTCACGCTGTCCGGGGTAGTAGAGGAAGTCGCTGACGATCATCCCCAGGTTGTGCAGGTACCAGTTGAGTGACGCCAGGTAGCGCGTCGACGAGAGCACCACGTGGCCGAGCCTCTCGACGAGCGCCGGTGCGCGCGGGGGCCGCTGAGTGCTGTTGACCCGGGTGCGGTGGGCCTCGAAGTTGAACGGGTTGCGCACCCTCTGCAGGGGCAGCGCAGGCCATTCGGTGACTCCCGAGACCACCCGCACGCGGCATCCGCTCGGATCCCGGGTGGTCACCGCGTGCCCTCCCAGGGTGTCGCCGAGAGACTCCACGGGCCGTCCCCACTCGGAGGCCAGAGTGTGGACGTCGGCGGAGTCGGCCGCACGGAAAGCCGCGGCGGTGAAGGCGGTGCGCGGGGCGCGGCGAACGATGACGCAGGGCGGACCCGGCAGGGCGCCCCGGAGATGCAGCTCGTCGGGTGTCTGGAAGGTGGGGGTGAAACCGAAGTCCACCGCGAACGCCGCGGTACGCGTGAGATCGGGCTTGTCGAACTCCAGCCACGCGATGTCGTGGACCTTCACCACCGGGTTCGGCCGGCGTCCGGGGTGCTCCCCGGGCAGCGCGCCCTCGTCGGCGTGCAGCCCCTCGTGCACGTCGTGGCTGACCGTCATCGCGCCTCCCCGTCATTGTGGTTGACGATATCGTCATATACGCCGCAAGCGTCAGTCAAGTCCGTTGACGAATTCGTCACGGGTGCGTATGAGACCATGTGACTCTGCCTGGAAGGAGTGTGTGATGGTTCAGGCCGACCCGGGTGCTCTCACACGCGCTCAGCGACGCAAGGCCCAGACCCGGCGGTCCCTCATCGGTGCCGCCCAGCAGCTCATGGCGCAGGGGCGGACCGCGGTGTCGGTCCTCGACATCACCACGATGGCCGACGTCGGCAACGGCTCGTTCTACAACCACTTCTCGACCAAGGAGGAGTTGTTCGAGGCGGCGGTGTTCGCCGTTGTCGAGGACCACGCCGATCTGCTGGATGGTCTCACCGAGGGGATGGACGATCCGGCTCAGGCGTTCACCCAGAGCTTCCGCCTGACCGGTCGGCTGCATCGCAGGCACCCAGAATTGAGCAGAGTCGTGGTCAATCACGGTCTGTCGGTCCTCTCCAGCGCCGACGCGGGCCTGCTTCCCCGCGCGCGTCGCGATATCGAGGCCGCGGTCGCCGCCCGGCGGTTCGTCGCCGCCGACATCGACGTGGCCCTGACCGTCGTCTCCGGGGCCGCGCTGACGCTGGCGTTGCTGCTGCACGATCAGCCCGAACGCGACGACGCGGCCACGACCGACGCCGTCACCGCCCACGTCCTGCGCGCCCTGGGTGTGAGCGAGGACGAGGCCGCGGCGCTCATCGCCCTTCCGTTGCCGGCCTGGGACTGATCTCACCGACTCGACCGGGCGTGGCGTGACGAGGTGGGTCAGGTGGCGGTCGCTGCGACCCGCACCATCTCGTCGATCGACACCAGTTTGCGTCGGCGGCGGCCGTCGCTGCGTCCGGCTGCCCGTTCGTGCTCGTCGATCGCGGCCCACCCGGCTGCGTCGATCCGGTGGCCGCGCCGCTCGGTGATCACGGCGTCGATGTCGTCCTCGCTGATCACGGGACCCGGCAGGCGGTGCTGCGTCCAGTCGGCGAGAACGGCCTCGGCGGTCTCCAGACCGCATCGCCTGTTGGCGCCGATCCCGCCCCGGGCGCCGCGCTTGATCCACCCAGCGACGTAGACGCCGACGATCGGGGATCCGTTCTCGGTCACCCGTCCCTCCTCGTTGGGGATGACGGTGGCACCGGTGTCGAACGGGAGGCCGGGGAATGGGTCTGCGCGATACCCGATCGACCGGATCACCATGGAGGCGGGCGCTGTCGTCTCCGGGCCTGTCGGGCGCACGCGACCGGTGCCATCAGCCCTGTAGGCCATGCGCGAGACCCGCACTCCCGAGACGCCGTCGTGGTCGCCGAGGATGGCGGTGGGGGAGGACAGATAACGGAACACGACCGAGCGAGCCGCGCCTGTCGGGGTTCGGGCCGCGTAGCGGCGGGCGAGGCGCAACTTGGTGGCGGTCGTGGGGTCCAGCGTTCGCGCCTGTTCGTCCCGGTGGGTCCGGGGGTCGAGAACGAGGTCAGCCGGGTCCACGATCACGTCCACGCCGGAGAGGGAGGCGAATGCCTGGAACTCGGAGTTGGTGTACGCGGCGTGTGCCGGGCCGCGTCTGCCCAGGATGGTCACGTGTCGCACCTGCGATTGACGAAGGGCCCGGAGTGCGTGATCGGCGATATCGGTGCGCGCCAGCTCGTCGGGATCTGTCACGAGGATCCGTGCCGTATCTAGGGCCACGTTGCCGTTACCCACGATCACGACGGACTCGCCGCTCAGGTCCATCGCGTCGTCGGCGTGGTCGGGGTGGCCGTTGTACCAGGCCACGAAATCCGTGGCGGCGAGTGATCCGGGTAGGTCCTCGCCGGGGATGGACAGCGCGCGGTCAGCGGCCGCACCGGTGGCGACGATCACCGCGTGATACCTCGCGCGGAGTTCGTCGAGAGTGAGATCGACTCCCACCTCGACGTTGAGGAAGTAGCGGAACGCCTCGCGAGAGGCGGTCGCCGAGAACGTCCGCTCGACGCCCTTGGTCGCTGCGTGATCCGGGGCGACACCGGCGCGCACCAGACCATAGGGGGTGGGGAGGCTATCGAACATGTCGACCGTGACGCCGCGGTGACGCAGCAGTTCGCCCGAGGTGTAGAAGGCCGCCGGCCCGGCACCGATGACCGCCACCCGCAGGGCGCCGGGCCCGGAGGCGTGTGCGGGT is a window from the Dietzia sp. JS16-p6b genome containing:
- a CDS encoding acyl-CoA synthetase, coding for MITPTSSASLWPAYDTPEDVAVIEQTPLDARGLPVSTYAVLARAAEQWPERTALRVMPDATRWQQTTDRTYAQLLDAVDRHAAALRAAGVGSQDAVTLLAPNCVELIEVILAAQRAGVAAPINPAMNADHVAELIGRSGSRVLVAAGQDLDPEVFSRLDDILASTVIDTVFLLRPTGADSLPEVPDLGDVTVAYLDSAEVPRVAVEEVRGADDLAALFHTGGTTGVPKLAGHTHRYEVSNAWMIAANTVLDEDSVVFAALPLFHVNALIVTVLAPMLRGQTVVWAGPLGYRDLALYGVFWHLVQAHRISGMSAVPTVYSVLAQCPVDADISSLRACLVGASMLPSAVREGFESHTGVRLLEGYGLTEATCASVRSFFDGQPAGSVGQRLPYQQLRAVDEDWQEVPAGSVGRLVVSGPTVFAGYIRRRGEDGFDLDDGGSVRDGWLDTGDLGSVDERGFVTLTGRAKDLIIRGGHNIDPRAIEDALREHPDVTDAGVVGRPDVHAGEVPVGYVTIRDGATVTGAGLQAWVSDRVSEAAAAPREVTIIDSLPVTDVGKPYKLALRALATETALSAALTEAGAPTPVDARIVDGSVVAVVEQPGDVDTATRVLDSYAIHWTWAPSDGRTRS
- a CDS encoding fumarylacetoacetate hydrolase family protein, which gives rise to MSLSVLRTADAWWVLVPAGARRVDTRATSTAELIADRQAVVRATTDDGETVDPSSLALQSPVTAPCRVIAQMTNYVSHVRDSGMNPDKVPLTFFRKASGSIVGPNDDIVKPAHVRLLDYEVEIGVVFGTSLPVGTTIDEQTLADAVAGLVITNDVSARDVQLPKTQFYEAKSYPGFTPVGPVLVLLEPGEWEKFSTLTLELRVNGVTRQNSTVADMIYSPLQAVRTLNRFQRVDAGDLLLTGTPGGTALTAPAKPIEMIGALLPPHLKWKAFFKRQAGNPKYLQDGDIVETSVRAGDGTLDLGMQRNVVRYA
- a CDS encoding VOC family protein, with translation MTVSHDVHEGLHADEGALPGEHPGRRPNPVVKVHDIAWLEFDKPDLTRTAAFAVDFGFTPTFQTPDELHLRGALPGPPCVIVRRAPRTAFTAAAFRAADSADVHTLASEWGRPVESLGDTLGGHAVTTRDPSGCRVRVVSGVTEWPALPLQRVRNPFNFEAHRTRVNSTQRPPRAPALVERLGHVVLSSTRYLASLNWYLHNLGMIVSDFLYYPGQRDRGPVMSFIRCDRGGEVADHHTLALTLGPADRYVHSAYQVCDIDALAAGSEYLLDRGYDHSWGLGRHIQGSQLFDYWRDPDGFLVEHFTDGDHFDSTVAAGWAPMTASGLNQWGPPATADFLGIKPGRAALREFTSILASLRESDNEFDVQRLFGLMKVART
- a CDS encoding TetR/AcrR family transcriptional regulator, yielding MVQADPGALTRAQRRKAQTRRSLIGAAQQLMAQGRTAVSVLDITTMADVGNGSFYNHFSTKEELFEAAVFAVVEDHADLLDGLTEGMDDPAQAFTQSFRLTGRLHRRHPELSRVVVNHGLSVLSSADAGLLPRARRDIEAAVAARRFVAADIDVALTVVSGAALTLALLLHDQPERDDAATTDAVTAHVLRALGVSEDEAAALIALPLPAWD
- a CDS encoding FAD-dependent oxidoreductase, giving the protein MAHVITRPCCNDASCVTVCPVNCIHPTPGTPDFTRAEMLHIDPDACIDCGACVDECPVDAIVPDDLLPPDSAFPEMNADYFRGRDIVRSWTPPRPAHASGPGALRVAVIGAGPAAFYTSGELLRHRGVTVDMFDSLPTPYGLVRAGVAPDHAATKGVERTFSATASREAFRYFLNVEVGVDLTLDELRARYHAVIVATGAAADRALSIPGEDLPGSLAATDFVAWYNGHPDHADDAMDLSGESVVIVGNGNVALDTARILVTDPDELARTDIADHALRALRQSQVRHVTILGRRGPAHAAYTNSEFQAFASLSGVDVIVDPADLVLDPRTHRDEQARTLDPTTATKLRLARRYAARTPTGAARSVVFRYLSSPTAILGDHDGVSGVRVSRMAYRADGTGRVRPTGPETTAPASMVIRSIGYRADPFPGLPFDTGATVIPNEEGRVTENGSPIVGVYVAGWIKRGARGGIGANRRCGLETAEAVLADWTQHRLPGPVISEDDIDAVITERRGHRIDAAGWAAIDEHERAAGRSDGRRRRKLVSIDEMVRVAATAT